The nucleotide sequence caattttattatttttcccCTGTTTTTTTCGATCTGAAACATTATAATATGGTTTATATGTATCAATTGCTGTCTTAAATTCACAATGTGAATTTTTGTTcctataattattaaaaattaagcaattttttattttatttttgtcaatttttacattatGTTGTtcataattcatttttttatgatatatatcGTTGTGTATTGAgttattaacattttttattttatccaAGTTTTCATTGACATATTTATTCAGATTATACATTTTCCATTccttccttttttttaaccaattttttatgttactttgtataaataatattttttttaataattcacCATAACTCATATTATAGGAATATTTAACATCAGAATTATTTCcagaaatattaaaacaCATTGTAGTTGTTTCTTCTACTTTGCTTTTATtacttttgttttttttattcccatttatttcatcaatATTATCTTTACTTTTAAATCCAATATTTCCAATCTTAGACATACAATTCTTCGAATTTCCAATTGAATGATCTtcaaatttgtttatagattttatgtaaaaatttGTTCCATGGTTTTTCCCTGAATATCttaatatacaattttcattctcgttattattttgtgtaATCATAGTTggtttatatttatcaagACATTTAACATAATTAGCATTGCTTtgaatattaaaattttgaggattattttcaaaatttaaatattcactataatttaattttgtttcatcattgttaatataaattgaTTGATCACGAATtgttaaattaataattctatttaaatatgaatatactttttttttcctaatatttaatatacaCTCTTGAGCTTGATTTATACTACTCATAACAATTTcaattcctttttttttttcataataatcttgtatattataatcGTTAAATggtttttctatattttcaacattttttttataaaaattatttgatgatttttcatattcttttaaatatttttcaaaattgtcatttttatcacaatctttttcataattattgtAATTAGTATTATTAAGCAAACTTTGAACCATAGTTTGTATATCAGAATTTTCATTCTCATCATTAtaatcatcattttttttattattttctttattttcgtACTCATTTTTAACTATATCATTGTTTTGCCTAAAAATcatttttcctttttcatatattttttcattcttTAGCATTTCATAcgatttgtttttttcctttttcttattttcatcataattttccatcgtatatttttcatttaaattattttttttaagtttgATCATCtcttcttttattttttttagctCTCTTTTTAGAACTTTTACTTgtttgcttttttttttcacacttttcttatttttatcattgttgtcttcttttttttcatcatttatgCATTTGGCGCCATTATTATTCTCTTTTATTTGCATATCATTGCAATCCTCAATACATCTTTCTTTTTCCtctatatattcattttttgggGATTTTTTCGAGCAATTTTCATCTACTTGTTCACAATCTTTCTCATAATCATCATCCTTTACATTTTCAACGATTTGTTCATCTACGTCTTTATTTGAAACACCCCCATTTTGTGTATTTagtaatacatttttttctatacaatcaataatttcatataagttgtaaaacttttttttatcatgtAATCTTATCAATGTGTTATCttcaaaatattcatttaaaatccaattaaaaatagtttGGCTGTTAAATGGCCCCTgttcattattatcatcatctAAATATACCCAGTATAATGTTTTACGCGCATTCAGAATTTCGTTAAAAtcatttgttatatttttatttcttgaAAAATCGTTATCATCTTGACTTGGTTTTTCCATAAAATTTTCGGAGCAATTTTCATCTTTCAACTCCCCCTCATTTTTATCTTgcatttccttttttaaaataatgtcCTTATAATATTCGtctgattttattttatttaataaatggttatatattattccattttttaaatacaattttattttcccctttattgtattattttcaaaataaatacaattatttttgtcaTAATAATTCTTATCCTTTATATTTAACTCGTGCCTATGGATATATTCTACTTTGTCCGTTTTCATATCTTTTCGAAgtatatacaaaatgaGAGTTtgctaaaaataataataaatgaataaatacatatataaacaagTATATAAATCAAATTATGAAGATTTTATTGAACACAAATATTAAAGCATGTTATAAAGATGCTACAGCCCGATAAGAAATAAGAatcacaaatatatttgccAACATGTAGAACGtatcataaaataattacgTATTAAACAATGATTTGATTCTTATGcgtttttcatatttttcatggatatatatatttttatattacaGTTTCATTGCAATCCAGTATGTTAAAAGCGTGAGAAATGTTCATTTCATAAGACATCATACACATTTCATTAAGTCCATGCTTAATACAAATGTACCATGGtgtttcatatattttttcatttccaatttcttttttttgatcattttctacttttatatgtaaaccataaattatattatcttctttttcttcatgAACATTGTTTGTATATTTCTCAAGTTCATTTAGTTCTACTTCAATactatgaatatataaattcatgtccattttttttgctttaaTCACGcatttatatgtaatatattcaCATATATGCGAATAAAATCTCCAACAATTTCTTTAACCGAAAAAATCGTTCACACATTAATCTTATATTAATCTATAATcatttattacattttataaGAAAGGGTAAATCGAAAATTTTGgcacatttaaaaaagaaaaaagataaaacaTTATAAGAAAggaataatattatttttatttatactaaAAAATAGAACTATATGATTAAAAACAATACACGAAAATGTGTTTACcctttttccatttttatgtaaattaTGATATGCATACAataattaaacaaattaatatgtatataaatatacgTATTCAAATTATGTAACTTATAAAATGTATGTATTATCCAAATAATTACACAACAAATGCATTCAATTATTTTCCTCTGTTGGAagcacaaaaaaaaatatataattttactattttccAACGCTACCGTATATCAATAAAGCACGCCTCAAAACATTTTCACGGTTTAtgtttacaaaaaatttagaTTTAAATTTCAATTATTCAATTGTTTTGctgagaaaaatataaaattattactttatttaatattgttattaattttttatttatttaatttggctggaatatattatgtttttatgagcatttttcaaaataagaGAAACACCCATTTGATTAATTGCACGTATATAAGTATgtataagtatataaatatgcatatccTGGTTAACTACTATATGCTATATTATATACGTATGtacaataaaaacaaaaatataaaattataaaataatggaaGCATAGGCTGGTAAATAAAACTCCTTAATACACATAATGAATATTACATATCCCACTAAATAAGGATGTtacttttaataataaatagtaaaattGTTCAAGAATATAAagtgtaaaaaaaatgctagggaatatgataaaaacaCGTAAGTCATATACCGTTATTCTGAAGAATCagttttataattttttatcaagAAAACAACTTTGGTATAgtcaatataataatttaaaaaatcgaGATTCGTTAAGTTACCTTTATGAGTTATATAAATCAATAGAAAGTTGTAAAAGTGGACATATGTTATATAAACTCAGTAACAAAACATtaaattatcaaatttttGATTTACATATTTGGAGATTAATAGagaataaattttatgaactAAATAAAGAACTGACACCAAAAGAATTATCATCAATTATCAATCATTTTaaacaaatgaaaattaatgatagtaaaatatatgaaaatagtattgatataatattagCCTCACTGGATAATTATTCAATACATGACTTGTctttaatatgtttatcatatacttatttttacaaagtaaataaaaattttttaaacaaaatatcaTCAgcaataattaatttatatgaacaagaaaaaaataatatacaaaatttaaCTAAAAATCAGctaaatgaattatttatttcctaTGTTCATATAATTGGTTCATATAGTAAAATACAACACAAAAATATCGACCTCTTTAAAGCAGCCtcagtatatatatatgaagcTTTAAATCTTGACATAAATGTGTCAccaaaaattattttaaaaattataaactCCTATTCGAAGTAAgagttataaaaaattaaaaaaaaaactcatctatatttttgaataaaatatgataaactaaaaaatttataatgaaaatctcgaaaaaataataaacagATTTCCcctttattataatttccattttttttttatacagtGTAAAAATTAAGCACAGCAAAATTTTCGACTTACTGGCAAAACAAATACCTACCACTAAAATCACAGATGACGAATTGAAGGTATTGGATCGTATTGTATGCACACTTTTATATGCATGATATTCCttcaaatattatttggttagttcatatatgaataattactcatacatttttttttaccatTTTTTACCATCCACGGCAGAGCATAAAGAAAAACTTGGATAACTTGAAATATTCTAACGATACCCTTAATAAATACATTGATTATCGattgttttaatttacGATTTGtttaactattttatttattgtttttacaAACTTTTAATTCGTTTCATTAAAAACTGAATTGCATCACCAAGATATGCAGCATTAtgattatatgtattaaaaaaattactttccatatatattaaatcattttttaagtcTACTCGCTCTGTTCctaatatttcttttatttttttttgttcttttGGAGTTAAAGATAAATCATTTATGTTTGAACTAAAATAACATATCGTATTATCTTCATAATCTACTGTTGACGAACCATGCCATAATATtgaataatgaaaattatggGGAAAATTAAATCGGTCATGATTTAGTGTTCTTGGCAAGACTGACTCATGCTGCAATTTAGTTAAAGGTGTTATAAATGTGCttggattttttttagatttttcatcatttatattttctttatcatgggtcatatttaataatttttttatcctatatttat is from Plasmodium berghei ANKA genome assembly, chromosome: 14 and encodes:
- a CDS encoding GYF domain-containing protein, putative yields the protein MDMNLYIHSIEVELNELEKYTNNVHEEKEDNIIYGLHIKVENDQKKEIGNEKIYETPWYICIKHGLNEMCMMSYEMNISHAFNILDCNETQTLILYILRKDMKTDKVEYIHRHELNIKDKNYYDKNNCIYFENNTIKGKIKLYLKNGIIYNHLLNKIKSDEYYKDIILKKEMQDKNEGELKDENCSENFMEKPSQDDNDFSRNKNITNDFNEILNARKTLYWVYLDDDNNEQGPFNSQTIFNWILNEYFEDNTLIRLHDKKKFYNLYEIIDCIEKNVLLNTQNGGVSNKDVDEQIVENVKDDDYEKDCEQVDENCSKKSPKNEYIEEKERCIEDCNDMQIKENNNGAKCINDEKKEDNNDKNKKSVKKKSKQVKVLKRELKKIKEEMIKLKKNNLNEKYTMENYDENKKKEKNKSYEMLKNEKIYEKGKMIFRQNNDIVKNEYENKENNKKNDDYNDENENSDIQTMVQSLLNNTNYNNYEKDCDKNDNFEKYLKEYEKSSNNFYKKNVENIEKPFNDYNIQDYYEKKKGIEIVMSSINQAQECILNIRKKKVYSYLNRIINLTIRDQSIYINNDETKLNYSEYLNFENNPQNFNIQSNANYVKCLDKYKPTMITQNNNENENCILRYSGKNHGTNFYIKSINKFEDHSIGNSKNCMSKIGNIGFKSKDNIDEINGNKKNKSNKSKVEETTTMCFNISGNNSDVKYSYNMSYGELLKKILFIQSNIKNWLKKRKEWKMYNLNKYVNENLDKIKNVNNSIHNDIYHKKMNYEQHNVKIDKNKIKNCLIFNNYRNKNSHCEFKTAIDTYKPYYNVSDRKKQGKNNKIDHEINSKVYSILQKENIIPNEFINIDNIRSSNKKEEDSRFCKLRNADYIFKKIQDINKYYITETSNSYNENINSPLNKYENKRQEKEEQKTFLKREHDETVNEVYNIKSDNVNIDSNQTNINKSMDLLKFSDVLNKYKNYYINGNHMNENIDNFKNYKNFVNNLNKYNYTKDRENIDIG
- a CDS encoding mitochondrial ribosomal protein S35 precursor, putative; translation: MVIQTLAINSIIKRYGVIRPKKIVPFSWVQEFHNGIVNAENKYKHLDSLNNKMYYMLNQIRGKKNRKKRERVNLNAEQKAVKIKIPPIRLEDRTTICEPPTVISKNIKKEIMKVCIGKERTRRHFKFRNKYRIKKLLNMTHDKENINDEKSKKNPSTFITPLTKLQHESVLPRTLNHDRFNFPHNFHYSILWHGSSTVDYEDNTICYFSSNINDLSLTPKEQKKIKEILGTERVDLKNDLIYMESNFFNTYNHNAAYLGDAIQFLMKRIKSL